Proteins from a genomic interval of Kitasatospora herbaricolor:
- a CDS encoding SWIM zinc finger family protein has translation MTQAVQAYAYLRPSAVHEDQAGRRLALETSGGTTPLGAAANPRFFAGFLTAPAPAAAALLAVADVAAARYHRPRLHASLDPVVTANGDRLRFESFSGCCGVYARLDVLADGLDGDEIGHGTTNVDVNNPLRDSLGRIGAADPLHLAVGPDALEVTTLDGPLVEKKVPLPDRWLRGFAETQVIAAGLDLRAELPAAEAVAFLRTLPRTAAGGAQSRAVRWVVPAGRTLRPTSRPVPGAVCLPGPERLVALQRVLRHARALRVYGPSGVREAAAAAWEVVLPGMRLTLTLSPDASRGFSGEGGVLGALAAGTEQDADRIAELLAWEPRIEPADLAEQSGLPVDRVRAALARLGTAGQIGYDSAEAAYFHRQLPYDSGRAEAHNPRLRAARALAAAGAVRVEPGGTLATVTVDDHLQRVRTDEKGQASCTCLWWARYRGGRGPCKHVLAVGLAREAASGPAGHGPATTAATGATR, from the coding sequence ATGACGCAAGCCGTACAGGCGTACGCCTACCTCCGCCCCTCCGCCGTCCACGAGGACCAGGCCGGGCGCCGCCTCGCCCTGGAGACCTCGGGCGGCACCACACCGCTCGGGGCGGCCGCCAACCCGCGCTTCTTCGCCGGGTTCCTGACCGCCCCCGCACCGGCCGCCGCCGCCCTGCTGGCCGTCGCCGACGTCGCCGCCGCCCGCTATCACCGGCCCCGGCTGCACGCCTCGCTCGACCCGGTGGTCACCGCCAACGGCGACCGGCTGCGCTTCGAGTCCTTCTCCGGCTGCTGCGGCGTCTACGCCCGCCTGGACGTGCTGGCCGACGGCCTGGACGGCGACGAGATCGGCCACGGCACCACCAACGTCGACGTGAACAACCCGCTGCGCGACTCGCTCGGCCGGATCGGCGCCGCCGATCCGCTGCACCTGGCCGTCGGCCCCGACGCCCTGGAGGTCACCACCCTCGACGGGCCGCTGGTCGAGAAGAAGGTCCCGCTGCCGGACCGCTGGCTGCGGGGCTTCGCCGAGACCCAGGTGATCGCGGCCGGCCTCGACCTGCGCGCCGAACTCCCCGCCGCCGAGGCGGTGGCCTTCCTCCGGACGCTGCCCCGCACCGCCGCCGGCGGCGCGCAGTCCCGGGCCGTCCGCTGGGTGGTGCCAGCCGGGCGGACCTTGCGCCCCACCAGCCGACCGGTGCCCGGCGCCGTCTGCCTGCCCGGCCCCGAGCGGCTGGTCGCGCTGCAGCGGGTGCTGCGCCACGCGCGTGCCCTGCGGGTCTACGGCCCGTCCGGCGTCCGGGAGGCCGCGGCGGCCGCCTGGGAGGTGGTGCTGCCCGGCATGCGCCTCACCCTGACGCTCTCCCCGGACGCCTCCCGCGGTTTCTCCGGCGAGGGCGGCGTGCTCGGCGCGCTCGCCGCCGGCACCGAGCAGGACGCCGACCGGATCGCCGAACTGCTCGCCTGGGAGCCCCGGATCGAGCCGGCCGACCTCGCCGAGCAGTCCGGCCTGCCGGTCGACCGGGTGCGGGCCGCGCTCGCCCGGCTCGGCACCGCCGGGCAGATCGGCTACGACAGCGCCGAGGCCGCCTACTTCCACCGGCAGCTGCCCTACGACTCGGGCCGCGCCGAGGCGCACAACCCCCGGCTGCGCGCGGCGCGGGCGCTCGCCGCCGCCGGCGCCGTCCGGGTCGAGCCCGGCGGGACGCTGGCCACCGTGACGGTCGACGACCACCTCCAGCGGGTCAGGACGGACGAGAAGGGACAGGCGAGTTGCACATGCCTCTGGTGGGCCAGGTACCGGGGTGGGCGCGGGCCCTGCAAGCACGTGTTGGCCGTCGGGCTGGCGCGCGAGGCGGCGAGCGGGCCGGCCGGACACGGGCCGGCGACCACGGCGGCGACCGGGGCGACCCGGTGA
- a CDS encoding TetR/AcrR family transcriptional regulator, with protein sequence MTKVDLSPRPVEAMSPRQLERRESLIAAALALVNEIGVERLQMKQVCERSGVALGTAYRYFSSKDHLLAAAIAEWHRLLLADLVAELRGPRGGLGTTDRVVRFVRHGMRAYQRQPQLARLRVAVAASTDPFASEALQGMARADSAALQAVMAEVPTAASDLVRHIVGHAWQGELTAWVTGRTTLGDARRRLEDVVRLVLTPYDTP encoded by the coding sequence GTGACCAAGGTTGACCTGTCACCACGGCCGGTGGAGGCGATGTCTCCACGCCAACTCGAACGCCGCGAGAGCCTGATCGCCGCTGCGCTCGCCCTGGTGAACGAGATCGGCGTCGAGCGGTTGCAGATGAAGCAGGTCTGCGAGCGGTCCGGAGTCGCCCTCGGCACGGCGTACCGCTACTTCTCCTCCAAGGACCACCTGCTGGCCGCCGCCATCGCGGAGTGGCACCGGCTGCTGCTGGCCGATCTGGTGGCGGAGCTGCGCGGGCCACGGGGCGGGCTGGGGACGACGGACCGGGTGGTGCGCTTCGTCCGGCACGGCATGCGCGCCTACCAGCGCCAACCGCAGCTGGCCCGGCTGCGGGTGGCCGTCGCGGCGTCCACCGATCCGTTCGCCAGCGAGGCCCTGCAGGGCATGGCCCGGGCCGACAGCGCCGCCCTGCAGGCGGTGATGGCGGAGGTGCCCACGGCCGCGAGCGATCTCGTCCGGCACATCGTGGGCCACGCCTGGCAGGGCGAGCTGACGGCCTGGGTGACCGGCCGGACGACCCTGGGGGACGCCCGGCGCCGGCTGGAGGACGTGGTGCGGCTGGTGCTCACCCCGTACGACACGCCGTGA
- a CDS encoding acyl-CoA thioesterase, with product MSEPTEQQTQATGGIGPFAALLQIEELDKNLFRGWCHAGAPMRAFGGQVAAQALTAAGRTIDRGRAVHSLHSYFLRPGDPTRPIDYEVDRVRDGMSYATRRVTALQSGQAIFTLSASFKHPEPAESRQRTMPAVPAPEDLPDPFLVWERADPEDYARADGFRTLQMRFIPPDAPGLPAAVPGVPQQFVWLRAGTPLPPDDQLLQVCALTYLSDLTLASTATLHLQPHRFQRTEPPEVILASLDHAMWFHRPFRADEWLLFAQRSPSASDGRGLAHGEFYSRDGMLVASAVQEALVRDRRGPR from the coding sequence GTGAGCGAGCCCACTGAGCAGCAGACGCAGGCAACCGGCGGCATCGGTCCCTTCGCCGCGCTGCTGCAGATCGAAGAGCTGGACAAGAACCTGTTCCGCGGCTGGTGCCACGCGGGCGCGCCGATGCGCGCCTTCGGCGGCCAGGTCGCCGCGCAGGCGCTCACCGCCGCCGGGCGGACCATCGACCGCGGGCGCGCGGTGCACTCCCTGCACAGCTACTTCCTGCGGCCGGGCGACCCGACCCGGCCGATCGACTACGAGGTGGACCGGGTCCGCGACGGCATGTCGTACGCCACCCGCCGGGTGACGGCCCTGCAGAGCGGCCAGGCGATCTTCACGCTCTCCGCGTCCTTCAAGCACCCCGAGCCGGCCGAGAGCCGCCAGCGCACCATGCCGGCGGTGCCCGCGCCCGAGGACCTGCCGGACCCGTTCCTGGTCTGGGAGCGGGCCGACCCGGAGGACTACGCCCGGGCCGACGGGTTCCGCACCCTGCAGATGCGGTTCATCCCGCCGGACGCGCCCGGGCTGCCGGCCGCCGTCCCCGGCGTGCCGCAGCAGTTCGTCTGGCTCAGGGCCGGCACCCCGCTGCCGCCGGACGACCAGCTGCTGCAGGTCTGCGCGCTGACCTACCTGTCGGACCTCACGCTCGCCTCGACCGCCACCCTGCACCTGCAGCCGCACCGGTTCCAGCGCACCGAACCGCCCGAGGTGATCCTCGCCTCGCTGGACCACGCGATGTGGTTCCACCGGCCGTTCCGCGCCGACGAGTGGCTGCTGTTCGCCCAGCGCAGTCCCTCGGCCTCCGACGGGCGCGGCCTGGCCCACGGCGAGTTCTACAGCCGGGACGGGATGCTGGTCGCCTCGGCCGTCCAGGAGGCACTGGTCCGCGACCGCCGCGGCCCGCGGTAG